A region from the uncultured Macellibacteroides sp. genome encodes:
- a CDS encoding ABC transporter permease, which produces MLIHYFKIAFRNMWKYKTQSLTGIFGLAFGLACFVPAVYWMRYETSYDSFYPDAEHIYRIYAEEKQSGKVNEGVSRILEKKLHEKFPAVEASTVCITEQENCSVEGMPHIRLRTLYTDSTFFGIFPQEFVSGDAKQPLQVLNNIILTETVAVRLFGDVEKAIGQQVQTKMRSSLPPYTVTAVVKDPPPNTNLQFDVIIYHNMLKYFTELPEEAQWTMFFMNLYVKLHPYTDVDKFAEQLRDFTSRLGVNSNIELRMLPISDVRHQLNSDVPFTLNFIGLFVASGMLLLFTALFNFLNLHLDLFRQRIRELRLRTVHGASVGQLVIQMMFELLCAILLALFLACSFVDITRPVFSGMLNITIEIPQLIQLFFVCGIAVMALILLIGSIFFWRLSHLSTSPQSERKITGKPALRRVAVIMQLAVSIIFIVAALVVMMQMRFVNHKDLGFDSRGMIQLSGFLDYSGKVQGALERELAAIPQVESITQANFEPRHKADIYTMITEVEWPGKSSFEKPAFNVIYTDSQFAETFRLKMLTGEWWYNGEKQKIVLNEEAAQVMGLSDPEGSIIRIPSFDDTSIIVEYKVAGVINDFHTLSLRNRIQPTIFLPSSQSSNILYIRVAPGQELEAIQRITAILPDIDATLADARLTKVDELYDHLNWSEQVGLKMFSVLATVCLLISLFGIYAVAAAATRRRRKEIAIRKVVGAEVGNIIRMFFREYTLQVITAGVVALPLAYLVMSSWLQGYAYRINISWWLLCGVIVGVVIVILLTVLMQVLKAASSNPAEVVKNE; this is translated from the coding sequence ATGTTAATCCATTATTTCAAAATAGCTTTTCGTAATATGTGGAAATACAAAACGCAGTCGCTTACCGGTATTTTCGGGTTGGCTTTCGGACTTGCCTGTTTTGTCCCCGCAGTTTACTGGATGCGCTATGAAACTTCTTACGACAGTTTCTATCCCGATGCTGAGCATATTTACCGTATTTATGCTGAGGAGAAACAATCGGGTAAGGTGAATGAAGGGGTTTCGAGAATTTTGGAAAAGAAATTACACGAGAAGTTTCCGGCAGTGGAAGCCTCTACCGTTTGTATAACTGAGCAGGAAAATTGCAGTGTTGAAGGAATGCCACACATCCGACTGCGTACGCTTTATACCGACAGCACTTTTTTCGGTATTTTTCCACAGGAATTTGTTAGCGGCGACGCAAAACAGCCGTTACAAGTCCTGAACAACATTATCCTTACGGAGACTGTCGCCGTACGTTTGTTCGGTGATGTGGAAAAAGCTATCGGGCAACAGGTGCAAACGAAAATGAGGTCTTCTCTACCACCTTATACCGTTACAGCTGTGGTGAAAGACCCGCCGCCAAACACTAACTTGCAGTTTGACGTTATTATTTATCACAATATGCTTAAATATTTCACTGAGTTACCTGAGGAGGCCCAGTGGACAATGTTTTTCATGAATCTGTATGTGAAGTTGCATCCCTACACTGATGTAGATAAATTTGCAGAACAATTGCGTGATTTTACTTCACGATTGGGTGTAAATTCCAATATTGAGCTGCGGATGCTGCCGATAAGCGATGTTCGCCACCAATTAAACTCTGATGTACCATTTACGTTGAATTTCATAGGACTGTTTGTTGCATCCGGGATGTTGTTGTTATTCACCGCGTTATTCAACTTTCTGAACCTACATCTCGATCTTTTCCGTCAACGCATCCGTGAGCTGCGTCTGCGCACGGTACATGGTGCTTCAGTCGGTCAACTCGTTATACAGATGATGTTTGAATTGCTTTGTGCTATTCTTCTGGCATTGTTCCTGGCTTGTTCTTTTGTCGACATCACCCGTCCCGTATTTTCCGGGATGCTTAATATTACGATAGAAATACCACAACTGATTCAATTGTTTTTTGTTTGCGGAATAGCGGTGATGGCGTTGATCCTTTTGATAGGTTCTATTTTTTTCTGGAGGTTGAGTCATTTGTCCACGTCTCCTCAGTCGGAAAGAAAAATAACCGGGAAGCCTGCATTGCGTCGTGTGGCTGTAATCATGCAACTAGCCGTCAGCATAATATTCATTGTCGCGGCATTGGTCGTAATGATGCAAATGCGTTTTGTTAATCACAAAGATTTGGGATTCGACAGCCGCGGAATGATTCAATTGTCCGGGTTTCTAGATTATTCGGGGAAAGTACAGGGAGCGCTGGAGCGTGAACTTGCAGCTATCCCTCAAGTCGAGAGCATCACCCAAGCCAATTTTGAGCCTCGACACAAAGCTGATATTTATACTATGATCACCGAAGTAGAATGGCCGGGAAAATCATCTTTCGAAAAGCCGGCATTCAATGTGATTTATACCGACAGCCAGTTTGCCGAAACATTCAGATTAAAAATGCTTACGGGAGAATGGTGGTATAATGGTGAAAAGCAAAAAATCGTTCTCAATGAGGAGGCCGCCCAAGTGATGGGCCTTAGCGACCCCGAAGGTTCTATAATCCGTATTCCCTCCTTCGATGATACCTCTATTATAGTGGAATACAAAGTGGCGGGAGTCATAAATGATTTCCATACCTTGTCGCTTCGCAATCGTATCCAGCCTACTATTTTCCTGCCATCTTCTCAGTCTTCAAACATCTTGTATATCCGCGTCGCACCTGGCCAGGAGCTGGAGGCAATACAGCGAATCACTGCTATTCTTCCAGATATTGATGCTACTTTGGCAGATGCTCGTCTGACTAAGGTAGACGAGTTATACGATCATCTCAATTGGTCGGAACAGGTTGGTTTAAAAATGTTTTCCGTATTGGCAACGGTTTGCCTGCTGATTTCGCTGTTCGGTATTTATGCTGTAGCAGCTGCTGCAACCCGCCGCCGCCGCAAGGAAATAGCCATCCGCAAAGTAGTAGGCGCGGAAGTCGGCAACATTATCCGCATGTTTTTCCGCGAATATACCTTGCAGGTTATTACTGCCGGTGTTGTGGCGCTTCCGCTGGCTTATCTTGTTATGAGCAGTTGGCTGCAAGGATATGCCTACCGCATAAACATCTCATGGTGGTTATTGTGTGGAGTGATTGTTGGTGTAGTCATTGTGATTTTGCTCACCGTGTTGATGCAAGTACTTAAAGCTGCCAGTAGTAACCCTGCGGAGGTGGTAAAAAACGAGTGA
- a CDS encoding 6-bladed beta-propeller — protein MKRSITILATILFIVAGFIGCNQSKPKSDGFITVDVTATYPKKELILQDFMDVEYIPLESTDDFVTMAHVQDISKDVIIVRNRNRSSDGNIYFFDKKGKGLRKINRQGPGSEEYTFLLKVILDEDNNELFVNDHYVNKIFVYDQLGKFKRSFKHKEGGIFNPVYNFDKDNLICLDYISDFDLKPKNRFFIVSKKDGRIIKEIQIPFKDKKTTVLTLTDAAKGMTISNGARNEELVPHFGDWLLVDPSSDTIYKSEPDFSMTPFIVRTPSIQSMIPEIFLFPGVFTDRYYFLQTVKKEYDFTTDTGFPRTDLMYDRQEKAIYEYTVLNDDFSTKKPVNMVYEITLINDDEIAFVQRLEAPDLIEANENGELKGKLKEIASTLNEESNPVLMLAKYKK, from the coding sequence ATGAAAAGATCTATTACAATTTTAGCAACCATCCTGTTTATAGTGGCAGGATTTATCGGATGTAATCAATCCAAACCCAAAAGTGATGGTTTTATTACAGTTGATGTAACTGCTACTTATCCTAAGAAGGAACTGATTCTTCAGGACTTTATGGATGTGGAATACATCCCGTTGGAATCAACAGATGACTTTGTTACGATGGCTCATGTGCAAGACATCAGTAAGGATGTTATAATTGTTCGAAATAGAAATCGTTCTTCTGATGGTAACATATACTTTTTTGATAAAAAAGGAAAAGGCCTGAGAAAAATCAATCGCCAAGGACCAGGTAGCGAGGAGTATACGTTTCTTTTAAAGGTTATTTTGGACGAAGATAATAATGAGTTATTTGTAAATGATCATTATGTAAACAAAATCTTCGTCTATGACCAATTAGGAAAATTTAAACGAAGCTTCAAGCATAAGGAAGGCGGTATCTTTAATCCGGTTTACAATTTTGATAAAGATAATTTAATTTGCTTAGATTACATAAGTGACTTTGATTTAAAACCTAAGAACCGATTCTTTATAGTATCCAAAAAAGATGGACGCATTATTAAGGAAATTCAGATTCCTTTTAAAGATAAGAAGACGACAGTTTTAACTTTAACTGACGCAGCAAAAGGAATGACAATTTCTAATGGAGCTCGTAATGAAGAATTAGTCCCTCACTTTGGTGATTGGCTACTGGTGGATCCGTCGTCTGATACCATATATAAATCAGAACCCGATTTCAGTATGACGCCGTTTATTGTAAGAACTCCCTCTATTCAATCCATGATCCCTGAAATATTCCTTTTCCCGGGTGTATTTACGGATCGTTACTACTTTTTGCAAACTGTAAAAAAGGAATATGATTTTACAACGGATACCGGATTTCCCAGGACGGATTTGATGTACGACCGGCAAGAGAAAGCCATCTATGAATATACCGTACTTAATGACGACTTTTCAACGAAGAAGCCGGTAAATATGGTATACGAAATAACATTGATAAATGATGATGAAATTGCATTTGTGCAAAGACTAGAGGCTCCCGACCTTATTGAAGCCAACGAGAATGGAGAACTTAAGGGCAAATTGAAAGAAATTGCCTCAACATTAAACGAAGAATCCAATCCTGTGCTCATGCTGGCAAAGTACAAGAAATAA
- a CDS encoding 6-bladed beta-propeller: protein MKRSITILATILFIVAGFIGCNQSKPKSDGFITVDVTATYPKKELILQDFMDVEYIPLETTDEFLCQGFLQAIGKDIVIMSYYNADGDIFIFDRKTGKGIKSMNRKGQGSEEYTHIQSIVLDEDNGEIFVNDHFIKKILVYDLDGNFKRSLKQNDDIYFSHMYNFDHENLICNNYWVTDKHPFMIISKKDGSITKEIVIPFKEKISLDLNVKDESNNMTYGVSPRTYNPIIPNYENWVLVEQSSDTVYRYFPDHTMKPLIVRTPPVQSINPEVFLFLSVLTDRYYFMEAVKKEFDFKTSEGFPATDLMYDKQEKAIYEYAVFNNDYSDKTAVNMKSIPVNEEIASWQSLEVHQLIEDYENGNLKGRLKEIAAKLHEDSNPVIMLIKYKK, encoded by the coding sequence ATGAAAAGATCTATTACAATTTTAGCAACCATCCTGTTTATAGTGGCAGGGTTTATCGGATGTAATCAATCCAAACCAAAAAGTGATGGTTTTATTACGGTTGACGTAACTGCTACTTATCCTAAGAAGGAACTGATTCTTCAGGATTTTATGGATGTGGAATACATCCCGTTGGAAACTACGGACGAATTTCTTTGTCAGGGTTTTCTTCAAGCTATTGGTAAAGATATAGTCATTATGAGTTACTATAATGCCGATGGGGATATTTTTATTTTTGACAGAAAAACAGGCAAAGGTATAAAAAGCATGAACCGAAAAGGTCAAGGTAGTGAGGAATATACGCATATTCAAAGTATTGTCCTAGATGAAGATAACGGTGAAATATTTGTCAATGATCATTTTATAAAAAAAATATTGGTGTATGATTTGGATGGAAATTTTAAACGAAGTCTTAAGCAGAATGATGATATCTACTTTTCTCATATGTATAATTTTGACCATGAAAACCTGATTTGTAATAATTATTGGGTAACGGATAAGCACCCGTTTATGATTATATCTAAGAAAGATGGAAGTATTACAAAAGAGATCGTAATCCCATTTAAAGAAAAGATATCACTGGATCTGAATGTAAAAGATGAGTCCAACAATATGACTTATGGTGTCTCTCCTCGCACTTATAATCCAATAATACCAAATTATGAGAATTGGGTTCTTGTAGAACAATCGTCCGATACGGTGTACCGATATTTTCCTGATCACACGATGAAGCCGCTTATAGTAAGAACTCCTCCTGTCCAATCCATAAATCCAGAAGTATTTCTTTTTCTGAGTGTTCTCACCGATCGTTATTATTTCATGGAAGCGGTAAAAAAAGAATTTGACTTTAAAACGAGTGAAGGATTTCCGGCAACTGATTTGATGTACGACAAGCAGGAAAAGGCTATTTACGAATATGCTGTATTTAATAATGATTATTCTGACAAAACAGCTGTAAATATGAAGTCAATACCTGTAAATGAGGAAATTGCATCTTGGCAAAGTTTAGAAGTCCACCAGCTTATTGAGGATTATGAAAATGGGAACTTAAAAGGCAGATTAAAAGAAATTGCCGCAAAACTACATGAAGATTCCAATCCTGTAATCATGCTGATAAAGTATAAAAAATAA
- a CDS encoding 6-bladed beta-propeller, whose amino-acid sequence MGCNQPQKSEVLTASVREAFNSPTTLSIADEIESAEYIPLEVTNNNASLIDGVVDFAITSKYIYVLVDKQPRIVLFDRKGHFLRTFLQQGQGPNDFRGMIGFIQANEADNRFYVIGDKIGVYTLEGEFVEDLPINYPVIYAHYLGSGRIGAVSIPLIPFLEGSFGIGVFREDGEAIMTKNDFYSQFVPHEDSGFTFGIMSSPSDGSKQSVLFKTASNDTIFRLSADTIQPALVASLGNSNEEIIRGLNIRDIKKYPANGDIFVTDIFETPRRYYLRMMLNEEYYVASVEKQSGETVVEQCDIPDTKVSNLADVNIQLGMVGSKGYKQFPIWGRILGNNLVQVVTPYELDMFKEQTKIAIPQDLQKGDMDANPIFIIYKLVN is encoded by the coding sequence ATGGGATGTAATCAACCCCAAAAATCAGAAGTATTAACTGCGTCTGTTCGAGAGGCATTTAATTCGCCAACTACCTTGTCAATTGCTGATGAGATAGAGTCTGCTGAATATATTCCTTTAGAAGTTACCAATAATAATGCTTCATTGATAGATGGTGTAGTTGATTTTGCCATCACAAGTAAATATATTTATGTATTGGTGGACAAGCAGCCCCGCATCGTCTTGTTCGACCGAAAAGGACATTTCTTGCGTACTTTTTTACAACAAGGGCAAGGTCCCAACGATTTTCGTGGTATGATAGGTTTTATACAAGCCAATGAAGCAGACAATCGTTTCTATGTTATTGGTGATAAGATTGGTGTATATACCTTGGAAGGTGAGTTTGTGGAAGACCTTCCTATAAATTATCCCGTCATCTATGCCCATTATCTCGGTAGTGGTCGCATTGGTGCCGTCTCTATTCCCCTTATACCTTTCCTGGAAGGTAGCTTTGGAATTGGTGTATTTCGGGAAGATGGCGAAGCAATAATGACCAAGAACGATTTCTATTCACAGTTTGTGCCTCACGAGGATTCGGGCTTTACGTTTGGGATAATGAGTTCACCTTCGGATGGCAGCAAGCAGTCGGTTTTGTTTAAAACGGCAAGCAACGATACTATTTTTCGCTTATCGGCCGACACAATTCAACCGGCTTTGGTGGCCAGCTTAGGCAATTCAAACGAAGAGATAATTCGTGGACTCAATATTCGTGACATTAAAAAATATCCTGCCAACGGTGATATCTTCGTAACCGATATCTTCGAGACTCCTCGTCGTTACTATTTACGCATGATGCTGAACGAGGAGTATTATGTGGCTTCGGTGGAAAAACAAAGTGGCGAGACTGTGGTTGAGCAGTGCGATATACCCGATACAAAAGTTTCTAACTTGGCCGACGTCAATATACAGTTGGGTATGGTTGGGAGTAAAGGTTACAAACAGTTTCCGATATGGGGTCGTATTTTAGGCAATAATCTGGTTCAAGTTGTTACACCTTACGAACTAGATATGTTCAAAGAACAAACAAAAATTGCAATTCCTCAAGACCTTCAAAAGGGGGATATGGATGCAAATCCGATTTTTATTATTTATAAATTGGTCAACTGA
- a CDS encoding 6-bladed beta-propeller produces MKRLNFIWVIILIIVAGCSQSGIQREDLITVNVTAQYPKKELILQDFMDVEYIPLETTDEFLCQGSIWAVGKNIIVATNFNSDGNIFIFDRKGKALKKINRKGQGDEEYTSFSRIVLDEENDEIFVNNDFAKKILVYDLDGNFKRRLSIKEYFLLFEMYNFDKDNLICHDTFQGNTGQSFMIISKHDGSITKEIVIPFKEKKTIRIRYEDDKVSGQYYVYTPQTSHQITPCFNDYILTEYSADTVYRYSPDHTMKPFIVRAPSVQTMNPEIFLLPSLLTDRYCFMQAIEKTIEFSATDIVYDKQEDALYRYKVYNDDYNNDEEAFLKSRPLSGEIPSCQYLEAWKLVQDYKCGRLKGRLKEIAAKLDPEDNPVIMLIKHKK; encoded by the coding sequence ATGAAAAGACTAAATTTTATTTGGGTAATAATCCTAATTATCGTAGCAGGGTGCAGCCAATCTGGTATTCAACGTGAAGACCTAATCACAGTTAATGTGACAGCGCAATATCCCAAAAAGGAATTGATTCTTCAAGACTTTATGGATGTGGAATACATCCCGTTGGAAACTACGGACGAATTTCTTTGCCAGGGTAGTATTTGGGCTGTAGGAAAGAATATCATAGTGGCGACAAACTTTAATTCTGACGGTAATATCTTTATCTTCGATCGAAAAGGAAAAGCGTTAAAAAAGATAAACCGGAAAGGGCAGGGTGATGAAGAATATACTAGTTTTTCAAGAATTGTATTGGATGAAGAGAATGATGAAATATTTGTTAACAATGATTTTGCAAAAAAAATACTCGTGTACGATCTTGATGGAAACTTTAAGCGACGTCTTTCAATTAAAGAGTATTTTTTGCTTTTTGAAATGTACAATTTTGACAAAGATAATTTAATTTGTCATGATACTTTTCAAGGTAATACCGGACAATCATTTATGATTATTTCAAAACATGATGGCAGCATTACCAAAGAGATTGTAATCCCATTTAAAGAAAAGAAGACAATTCGAATTAGATACGAAGATGACAAAGTAAGTGGTCAGTATTATGTTTACACTCCTCAAACCTCACATCAGATAACGCCTTGCTTTAATGATTATATACTGACAGAATATTCAGCCGATACAGTATATCGTTATTCTCCTGATCATACGATGAAGCCTTTTATTGTAAGGGCTCCATCTGTCCAAACTATGAATCCTGAAATATTTCTTTTGCCGAGTTTGCTTACCGATCGTTACTGTTTTATGCAAGCAATTGAAAAAACAATAGAATTTTCTGCTACCGATATTGTATATGACAAGCAGGAAGATGCCTTATACAGATATAAAGTGTATAACGATGATTATAATAATGATGAAGAAGCCTTCCTGAAATCAAGACCTTTAAGTGGAGAAATTCCTTCTTGTCAATATTTGGAAGCTTGGAAACTTGTTCAGGATTACAAGTGTGGACGATTGAAAGGCAGATTAAAAGAAATAGCCGCAAAACTGGATCCGGAAGATAATCCGGTAATCATGCTGATCAAGCATAAGAAATAA
- a CDS encoding S41 family peptidase: MRTTHFILLAFFITTGCHQTKKTDLVHKSDTNIVENETPEIQEVVIPLSMELDSKEDTFLINNLELLGKIWGFLKYHHPEVANGKYDWDNELFRFLPEYLKVKENGQRDETLLKWIEKYGEIPPCATCRETSAQAYLKPDFLWIEKAHMNTALKEKIKEIYRNRYQGQGSHYIRMAPNIGNPEFINEKSYPSSFPNTSCRLLALFRYWNIIQYFFPYKYLTEKNWDEVLKKYIPSFIFSKNGLEYQLSVLQLISEINDTHAAHLQGAMKIDSLRGDMQAPFRVQFIENKLVVTYYYDSELKGPAGLEVGDFITHVNGKKIEYIIDSIKSYYPASNEEVRKMNLANDLVRSNSNTIHIDYNSSGIKKQKELTLYNRNSLDMKDKLDFSAGKKTSYDSILIENGSSFIGYITLKTIRLHEIERIKKSFKHSKGIIIDLRNYPSTFVPFLLGTYFVSKDVSFAKFTFGQINNPGEFNFIPTENKIPKSKEPYQGILVVIVNEKTISQAEYTAMAFRAGDNTVILGSQTAGADGNVSYINLPGGLHTMFSGIGVYYPDGGETQRIGIVPDIKVKPTIKGIREGRDELIEKAIEIIKNDSKWNKIKRRKSKPMFFL, from the coding sequence ATGCGAACAACTCATTTTATCTTGCTTGCATTCTTTATTACGACGGGGTGTCATCAAACAAAAAAAACGGATTTAGTGCATAAATCAGATACGAATATTGTTGAAAATGAAACACCTGAAATTCAGGAAGTTGTCATTCCCTTGTCAATGGAACTGGATTCAAAAGAAGATACTTTTTTGATAAATAACTTAGAATTATTGGGAAAGATATGGGGGTTCTTAAAGTATCATCACCCGGAAGTTGCAAATGGAAAATATGATTGGGATAATGAATTGTTCCGGTTTTTGCCCGAATACCTTAAAGTAAAAGAAAACGGGCAGAGAGATGAAACACTGCTTAAATGGATTGAAAAATATGGAGAAATCCCACCCTGCGCAACCTGCAGAGAGACTTCTGCCCAAGCTTATCTGAAACCTGACTTTTTATGGATAGAAAAAGCCCATATGAACACTGCTCTGAAAGAGAAAATAAAGGAAATCTATCGAAACAGATACCAAGGTCAAGGAAGTCATTATATAAGGATGGCACCCAATATTGGAAATCCCGAATTTATAAATGAAAAATCTTATCCATCTTCTTTTCCTAATACAAGTTGCCGTTTATTGGCATTATTTCGATATTGGAACATAATCCAATATTTTTTTCCATATAAATATTTGACAGAGAAAAATTGGGATGAAGTATTAAAAAAATATATTCCTTCATTTATTTTTTCAAAAAATGGATTAGAATATCAGTTGTCAGTACTTCAACTTATAAGCGAAATAAATGACACACACGCTGCACATTTACAAGGAGCAATGAAAATAGACTCATTAAGAGGAGATATGCAAGCTCCTTTTCGGGTTCAGTTTATTGAAAATAAATTAGTAGTTACATACTACTACGATTCTGAACTAAAAGGTCCGGCAGGTTTGGAAGTGGGCGACTTCATAACGCATGTAAACGGCAAGAAAATAGAATACATTATCGACAGCATCAAGTCATATTATCCGGCATCGAATGAAGAAGTAAGAAAAATGAACCTTGCAAACGATTTGGTTCGTTCTAATTCTAATACAATTCATATTGACTACAATTCTTCCGGAATAAAAAAGCAAAAAGAATTAACTCTATACAATAGAAATAGTTTAGATATGAAAGATAAACTCGATTTTTCTGCTGGTAAAAAAACATCATATGATAGCATATTGATTGAGAATGGCTCTAGTTTTATAGGATATATTACGCTTAAAACCATAAGATTACATGAAATAGAGCGCATTAAAAAATCTTTTAAGCATTCGAAGGGAATTATCATTGATCTTCGGAATTATCCTTCCACTTTTGTGCCTTTTTTATTGGGAACTTATTTTGTTTCTAAAGATGTATCTTTTGCGAAATTCACGTTTGGACAGATAAATAATCCGGGAGAATTTAATTTTATTCCTACGGAAAATAAAATACCTAAATCAAAAGAACCTTACCAAGGGATATTAGTCGTCATTGTTAATGAAAAAACAATAAGTCAAGCCGAATATACAGCGATGGCATTTAGGGCTGGAGATAATACGGTCATTCTTGGCAGCCAAACTGCAGGAGCTGACGGTAATGTATCTTACATTAATCTTCCGGGTGGATTACATACAATGTTTTCAGGTATTGGTGTTTATTATCCAGATGGAGGAGAAACTCAACGCATAGGTATTGTACCTGATATCAAAGTAAAACCCACCATAAAAGGAATTCGAGAAGGAAGAGATGAGCTTATAGAAAAAGCGATCGAAATTATTAAAAATGATTCAAAGTGGAACAAAATAAAACGAAGAAAGAGTAAGCCCATGTTTTTCTTGTAA
- a CDS encoding TIGR04150 pseudo-rSAM protein, producing MKSKKSTTDYWFIIEPYVFISITKKRVLLYNTLDGASLESDKEEVNQLLRETLQKENCGVVLLKNERYEQKDIHVFIKKLREKFMGDIIDVTLSKGKPIQLLPYFNYFDKHEIYKNLNSSLYKDVLDNLFEISVHVDNATNLKKLIPFLQSILRISRFNIIGNIGNVPNYNELLSFLDGYSSSKYILCSYKDVISLHPVFEISFSYRISVYFPIDIHQWNISRQILLNKKMQLKYVLYVSSKEDCVQAEQLVEKFRIDDFQIKPFFTGDNIRFFEENVFLNEEDILSTPISIKDLFARQSMNTYDFGKIHIMPNGNVYANLNHPVLGNISANSIHEIVHQEMDEGISWFRIRNQGPCSNCIYQWLCPSPSDYEIVIDSPNLCHVKQR from the coding sequence ATGAAATCCAAAAAATCTACTACCGATTATTGGTTCATAATTGAACCATACGTATTTATTAGTATAACTAAAAAGCGCGTTTTATTGTATAATACCCTTGATGGAGCTAGTTTGGAATCAGATAAAGAGGAAGTCAATCAATTGTTGCGAGAAACGCTTCAAAAAGAAAATTGTGGTGTTGTTTTATTAAAAAATGAGCGATATGAACAAAAAGACATCCATGTATTTATTAAAAAACTTCGAGAAAAATTCATGGGTGATATTATTGATGTAACTTTGTCAAAAGGTAAACCTATTCAATTGTTGCCTTATTTCAATTATTTTGACAAACATGAAATATACAAAAATCTTAATTCGTCATTATATAAGGACGTATTAGACAATCTATTTGAGATCAGTGTACATGTAGATAACGCGACAAACTTAAAAAAACTGATTCCTTTTTTGCAATCTATCTTGAGAATATCAAGATTCAACATTATCGGAAATATTGGGAATGTCCCAAATTATAATGAATTGCTTTCTTTTTTAGATGGATATTCTTCATCAAAATATATTCTGTGTTCGTATAAGGATGTTATATCTTTACATCCTGTTTTTGAAATTTCTTTTTCATACAGGATATCGGTTTATTTTCCAATTGACATACATCAATGGAATATTTCAAGGCAAATATTACTCAATAAAAAGATGCAGTTAAAATATGTTTTATATGTGTCTTCAAAGGAAGATTGTGTACAAGCGGAACAACTCGTTGAAAAGTTCAGAATTGACGATTTTCAGATAAAGCCTTTTTTCACAGGGGATAATATTCGATTTTTTGAAGAAAACGTTTTCCTTAATGAGGAAGACATTTTATCCACACCCATTTCCATCAAAGATTTGTTCGCCCGTCAATCAATGAATACTTACGACTTTGGTAAAATTCACATAATGCCTAATGGGAATGTTTATGCCAATCTTAATCATCCGGTATTAGGAAATATATCTGCAAATAGCATCCATGAAATTGTACACCAAGAAATGGATGAAGGTATTTCCTGGTTTCGAATACGTAATCAGGGACCATGTAGTAACTGTATTTATCAATGGCTGTGTCCATCACCTTCCGATTATGAAATAGTTATTGATAGTCCTAATCTTTGCCATGTAAAACAACGATAA